A single Candidatus Eisenbacteria bacterium DNA region contains:
- a CDS encoding ATP-binding protein, with protein MLRAIPSLRMKIMLIVLVTTLAALLFAGIVLVAHDVRSHQSSWAGDLLLQAEVVGRTSAPAIVFHDTLTAHQSLALLSIRREIREAAVYDQGGRLFSTWARPGARATFPDIAGAEGYRFDRDRLVLFKAVRDADERVGTVYLLADYDRAGRLSHYLPVLGLVLLASLLVALGLTTLLESAVTRPVLAIADVAQQVKTRGDLSLRVRKETRDETGQLVDAFNAMLVEVSEAHQSLLDSNRRKDEFLATLAHELRNPLGPIRNAAQYLRMKGTDPASRPSLELIDRQVQHMVRLIEDLLDISRITRDALELRRSEFSVGELVGDVKDATQFAVDEASQKLRWHVERGDLRVNADRARLVQVVCNLVNNAIKYTPRGGEIDVDVSSHRRELMITVKDSGIGIPPDKLRDIFEPFSQLDRSLEKTRGGLGIGLALSERLVALHGGTVSASSEGPGKGSTFEVTMPIVTEVPATPRQDLTRLITGESRHILVADDNLDGAESLALLLGAMGHRVETAHDGVEALESLKGQRYDAAILDIGMPRLNGYDLAREIRAQPWGRAIYLVALTGWGQAEDKQRAMDAGFDRHLTKPVQPEQLAAVLAEP; from the coding sequence ATGCTGCGCGCGATTCCTTCGTTGCGCATGAAGATCATGCTGATCGTGCTCGTCACGACCCTGGCGGCGCTGCTCTTCGCCGGCATCGTGCTGGTGGCTCACGACGTGCGATCGCATCAGTCGTCCTGGGCCGGCGACCTGCTGCTGCAGGCCGAGGTCGTGGGTCGCACGAGCGCGCCGGCGATCGTGTTCCACGACACGCTCACCGCGCACCAGAGCCTCGCCTTGCTGTCGATCCGGAGGGAGATCCGCGAGGCCGCGGTCTACGATCAGGGTGGCCGTCTCTTCTCCACGTGGGCGCGGCCGGGAGCTCGCGCGACGTTCCCCGACATCGCGGGCGCCGAAGGCTATCGCTTCGACCGCGACCGGCTCGTCCTCTTCAAGGCCGTGCGCGATGCCGACGAGCGCGTGGGCACCGTGTACCTGCTGGCCGATTACGACCGAGCGGGTCGCCTGTCTCACTACCTTCCAGTCCTGGGGTTGGTGCTGCTCGCGAGCCTGCTGGTCGCACTCGGCCTGACCACCCTGCTCGAGTCCGCGGTCACCAGGCCCGTGCTCGCGATCGCCGACGTGGCCCAGCAGGTGAAGACCCGCGGCGACCTGTCGCTGCGCGTGCGCAAGGAGACGCGCGACGAGACCGGACAGCTGGTCGACGCCTTCAACGCGATGCTGGTCGAGGTGAGCGAGGCCCATCAGTCGCTGCTCGACTCGAACCGCCGCAAGGACGAATTCCTCGCGACACTCGCGCACGAGCTCCGCAATCCCCTTGGGCCCATCCGCAACGCCGCGCAGTATCTGCGAATGAAGGGGACGGACCCGGCTTCGAGGCCCAGCCTGGAGCTGATCGACCGCCAGGTTCAGCACATGGTGCGACTGATCGAAGACCTGCTGGACATCTCGCGGATCACTCGCGACGCCCTCGAGCTGCGGCGCTCGGAATTCTCGGTGGGCGAGCTGGTGGGCGACGTGAAGGATGCCACCCAGTTCGCCGTGGACGAGGCCTCGCAGAAGCTGCGCTGGCACGTCGAGCGCGGCGACCTGCGCGTGAATGCCGACCGGGCGCGGCTCGTGCAGGTGGTGTGCAACCTGGTGAACAATGCGATCAAGTACACGCCCCGTGGCGGCGAGATCGATGTCGACGTGAGCTCGCATCGCCGCGAGCTGATGATCACGGTCAAGGACTCCGGCATCGGCATCCCGCCCGACAAGCTGCGCGACATCTTCGAACCCTTCTCCCAGCTCGACCGCTCGCTCGAGAAGACGCGCGGCGGCCTCGGCATCGGGCTCGCGCTCTCGGAGCGGCTCGTGGCCCTCCATGGCGGAACGGTCAGCGCCTCGAGCGAGGGCCCCGGGAAGGGAAGCACGTTCGAGGTGACGATGCCGATCGTCACCGAGGTTCCCGCCACCCCGAGGCAGGACCTCACGAGGCTGATCACGGGAGAGAGCCGCCACATCCTGGTCGCCGACGACAACTTGGACGGCGCGGAGAGCCTGGCGCTGCTGCTCGGGGCCATGGGTCACCGAGTCGAGACCGCGCACGACGGCGTCGAAGCTCTCGAGTCCCTGAAGGGGCAGCGCTACGACGCCGCGATCCTCGACATCGGGATGCCGAGGCTCAATGGCTACGATCTCGCCCGTGAGATTCGCGCGCAGCCCTGGGGACGCGCGATCTATCTCGTGGCGCTCACCGGATGGGGACAGGCCGAGGACAAGCAGCGGGCGATGGATGCCGGCTTCGACCGGCATCTCACCAAGCCGGTGCAGCCCGAGCAGCTCGCGGCCGTGCTGGCCGAGCCCTGA
- a CDS encoding YfiR family protein encodes MAALSGSGLRESLRLAAVVLGVLAVIHPAFSGEDLERSVKAAFISKFSGYVEWPASAAPAADAALVIGVVGDEGLADELKRLIRARPADARPMSVVRLKAFDAPPALHVLFIGHSEADRLGALIRSVRGRPVLVVTDTEDALALGSMINFDLVDGHVRFQVGLGAARKAGLTLSSRLLAVAHQVMTRTP; translated from the coding sequence ATGGCGGCTCTGAGTGGATCGGGTCTGCGCGAGAGCCTGCGGCTCGCCGCGGTCGTCCTCGGCGTGCTCGCCGTCATCCATCCGGCGTTCTCCGGCGAGGATCTGGAGCGGAGCGTCAAGGCCGCGTTCATCTCGAAGTTCTCCGGTTACGTGGAATGGCCTGCGTCGGCGGCGCCGGCCGCGGATGCCGCGCTGGTCATCGGCGTGGTCGGTGATGAGGGCCTGGCCGATGAGCTGAAGCGTCTGATCCGTGCGCGTCCGGCCGACGCACGTCCCATGTCCGTGGTCCGGCTCAAGGCGTTCGACGCTCCTCCGGCGCTCCACGTGCTGTTCATCGGCCACTCGGAAGCCGACCGGCTCGGCGCGCTCATCCGCTCGGTTCGCGGCCGTCCGGTGCTCGTGGTGACCGACACCGAGGACGCGCTCGCGCTCGGAAGCATGATCAACTTCGATCTGGTGGACGGCCACGTGCGTTTCCAGGTGGGTCTGGGCGCCGCGCGCAAGGCCGGGCTCACGCTCAGCTCCCGCCTGCTGGCGGTGGCCCACCAGGTCATGACACGGACCCCGTGA